The sequence below is a genomic window from Anaerocolumna chitinilytica.
TAAGCGCTCGTCAAGAGAACCGATAAAGATGTCTACATCAGGATGAGCTTCAGAGAGACGTTTTACACCTTCGGGAGCTGCAATCAGACATAGGAAATGAATTTTTGATATTCCTTTTTCTTTTAAGAGAGTAATTGCTGCAGAGGCTGAACCACCTGTAGCTAACATAGGATCAACAACAAAGATTTCTCTTTCACTTGCATCAACAGGGAGTTTACAGAAATACTCAACAGGTTCTAAGGTTTCTTCATTGCGGTAGAGGCCGATATGTCCGACTTTCGCATTGGGAATAAGATTTAAGATACCGTCTGCCATATGAAGACCGGCTCTTAAGATAGGAACGATACAGAGTTTTTTACCTTCAATTTCCTGGGCTATCGTTTTCACAAGGGGAGTTTCTATTTCAATGTCAGTAAGGGGGAGCTCTCTGGTAGCCTCATAGCAGATTAGCATTGCTACTTCCGATACCAAATCACGAAATTCCTTTGTAGAAGTGTGTTTACGCCTCATGATACCGATTTTATGCTTAATCAACGGGTGATCCATAACTATAACTTTTGACATGATTTTGCCTCCAATTTTTATATTTTCAAGGTTGTCCCATGGAGGGGCCTTGTTTGCTCTACCTGCCATTATATCAAAAAACCTAGCTTAAGAAAAGTAGAAATTTATATTTTATGGCTGGAAATTAGAACAATTAAAAGGGGAAATATGTTATGGAATATTATAGAATTTTATCGATAGACAGAGGAGAAGCCCGGTAGAGGGGGGAGGGTTACTACCAGGCTTAGTTTTATGAAAAAAATTATCTTGTTAGCGTATTAGGTGTGACATTTAAATTATTAATGCAATTGCTTTTTAGCTATTTGCTATGGTTTTATTATATCGGACATATATGTTGATAGTATGGCTGTTTTATGAACAATTTGTGAATATTGAATTTTGTGGTTTTCTCCAATTATCAGAATTTACCAAGGCTACAATCAGGGAACTTACAGATACTATTTCGTAAAAACATTCGTTTTAAAAAGAAATTTTATCAGGGAGAGGAATTATTTGTGGCTAGCATATTTCAAAAATTGATAAGCAAGGAATTCGGAGAGAATATTTATTATAAATACTTTTATGTTTGTCAGAGAAGCCTGCAGGAAAAGTTCTTTGACAGTGATGAGATCTATCAGGATATTTACAGGAGAGTTGAGAGAAAGGACAGAGGGGATTTGAAGAAGATGCAGAAGCGTCTTAACGATTCTCTGATAATAGCAGTTCGTATTATAAAAACGTATATTATATTTGTGGTGTATGTTCTGGCAGCAGTTTTATACCTGGTTACCCTTGGAATGAATCCTTATGTAACAGCAGCAGGAATAGTTCTAATCAGTCTGACTCTGCTTCAGAAGACCTATGAATATATCATTAATAAATACTGCTATATTGATGCCCAGATTGTTCTGATTTATAAGAATGTTCTGGATAAACTTCTTTTAACAGAGCAGAAGGAATCTCATTAAAAGATATTTCACAAATATAAAAGTGCTGTAGGTCTAGAAATCATTCTGGATTTACAGTATTTTTATATTAAATGAAAATGATAATATTTCTCAATACATACACTCGTAATATTTAAAATATAATTTCTGATTATTTCATAAAATGGCTTATTTATTGGGGTTCTACGAGTTTAGAGTAATAAAAAACTTCTAAATTACAATTGAATATGATTCTCATATACGATTTTCAATCACTTGACAAAGACAATCTCCTTTGATAATCTATGCGAAGTTAGAAACGACTAACTTCATAGCAACTATCGTTACATAGAGGAAAGAAGAGGAGTTAAAAGATGAAATTGAAAACTTTAAGTTCTATTTTGGTAATAGCAATGAGTTTGACTCTGACAGCATGCGCCGGCAAATCAGAAAATAACGCTGGAGCAGTCAAGGAGGCAGTAACTGCTGCTCCTACCGAAGAGACTGAACAGGCTGAACCTGGTGAAACTGGAGCTAAAGATACTGCTGAAACAGAAACACAGTATCCAATTACGATAAAGCATGCTTTTGGTGAGACTGTAATTGAAAGTAAGCCTAAGAACATAGTTACTATATCATGGTCTAATCAGGATGTTCCTTTGGCATTAGGTGTAGTACCTGTAGGTATCTCGGAAGCTAATTATGGTGTAACAGATGGCAGTGGTTTATTACCTTGGACAAAAGAAGCTTTCAAAAATCTTGGTGTTGAGAATCCTGTTTTATTTAAAGATACAGACGGTTTGGATTATGAAGCAATAAGTGATGCACAGCCTGATGTTATTCTTGCTGCTTATTCCGGTCTTACGGAAGATGAATACAACACCTTGAGTAAAATCGCACCCGTTGTGGCATATCCTACGCTTGCATGGCAGACTTACTGGCGTGATGATATTATTATGAATGCGGAAGGAATGGGAATGAAGGCAGAAGGCGAAAAACTGGTTTCCAATTTGGAGAAGCTTATAGCAGACAAGACCGCTGCCCTCCCTCAGATAGCCGGAAAAACCGCAGCTTTCTGTTATTTTACTCCTACGGATCTTAGTAAATTCTATGTTTATCTTCCAACTGATCCTCGTGCAGCTTACTTGTATGATTTAGGTATGAAGGTGCCGGATAGTGTAACAAAATTAGCAGAGACTTCTACCAGCTTTGCTCTTGAAATGAGCGCTGAAAACGCAGATCTTTTAAAAGATATTGATATTATTGTTGCATATGGTGATGATACATTATTAAAAGCTATGCAGGCAGATAAGCTTGTCGGAACTATTCCTGCAGTTCAAAGAGGCTCTGTAGTATTGATTCAGGATGGTACACCGCTTGCTGCTTCTGGTACTCCAAGCGCTCTGTCCATCCCTGCAACCATTGATGATTACTTAAAGCTCATAGGAGAGGCAGCTGATAAAGTACAATGAGAGCAAAAAAAATAATAATACTGATAAGTGTCAGTGCAGCTGTACTTGTATTATCTGTCTTAACATCCCTTGCGCTGGGTTCCAGAAGTATAGGGCTAAAAGATGTTATGGGAGCAATCTTCCAATCAGATAGTAACTCCTTTAATATGTTGGTGGCTCGTGAAAGAATTCCAAGAACGTTATTCAGTATTATCGCCGGAGCATCCCTTGGGGTCTCCGGTGCGCTGATGCAGGCAATTACAAGGAATCCAATAGCGGATCCCAGTGTATTAGGTGTAAATACCGGGGCTTCCCTGTTTGTGGTTAGCGGAATAGCCTTTTTCCATATCAGTACAGCGAATCAGTATATATGGTTTGCACTGGCAGGAGCGGCAGTTACTGCAGTTTTTGTATACCGTGTCGGTTCCCTGGGGTCCGGAGGAGCTACTCCTATTAAACTTGCGCTGGCAGGAGCGGCAACTACTGCTGCCCTTTCTTCGTTAGTAAGTGCTGTAATCCTGCCAAGAACTGAGGTTATGAATGCATTTCGATTCTGGCAGGTAGGCAGTGTAGGCGGAGCTACCTATGAAGGGATAGGGGCAGTAGCTCCTTTTCTGATTATAGGCTTATTACTAGGGATATTTTCTGCGCCGGCTCTAAACGCTCTTGCGCTGGGAGATGATGTGGCAACCGGTTTAGGTGTAAATACGGTGTTAGTAAGAGGAATCGGAGCACTGGCTGGTGTACTCTTATGTGGTGCAACGACAGCCATTGCCGGCCCTATCGGCTTTGTAGGACTTATGATACCTCATGTTATGAGGCTGCTTTGCGGCCCTAATATGCGTTATATCGTGCCTATGTCTGCTATCGGCGGAGCTGTTCTTTTAACGGTCTCTGATGTCACAGGCAGGCTTATCGGGTATCCTGGTGAACTGGAAGCAGGTATTATAACAGCATTCTTCGGAGCACCTATTCTGATATTGATTGCAATGAGAGCGAAGGTACGTTCCTTATGACAAATACAAATTTAAATATTGTTAGAGAAGGTTTTTATAAAAGAAAGCTGCGCTATATCTCAGTCATGGTGGTATTAGCAGTATTAACATTTATCCTTTGCGGTATCATGCTATATCTGGGAAATACGAAGTACTCTTTGGATGTAATACTTCGGGTTCTCTTTGGGGAACAGATAAAGGGAGCCACTTTTGCCATCGGGACCATAAGACTTCCAAGGATGCTAGCGGGACTGCTGGCCGGTATGGCCTTTGGAATGGCCGGAAACACCTTCCAGACCATGCTTCGTAATCCCCTGGCAAGCCCGGATATTATAGGTATTACCTCCGGCTCCAGTGTGGCAGCAGTTATGTGTATCCTAATTTTAAGAATTAGCGGAAAATTTGTTTCTATATCAGCAGTAATTGCAGGGCTTTGTGTAGCGTTTTTGATTTATGCCCTTTCCAGGGGAGGCAATTTTTCCGGAGGCAGGCTGATTCTTATCGGAATTGGTGTGCAGGCTATGCTAAATGCACTGATATCCTATATGCTTTTAAGAGCAAACCAATATGATGTACCGGCAGCTCTCAGATGGCTAAGCGGAAATTTAAACGGTATGGAAATGAAAAATATTCCCGGGCTGTTTGTGGTTGTTCTCATCTTTGGATGCCTTTTAGTTTTCTGCGGCAGACAGTTAAAAGTACTGGAACTGGGAGAACAATCGGCGGTTACACTGGGTCTGAAAACAGACAGAACGAGGCTTATACTGGTCTTAAGTTCTGTTTTCCTGATCGCTTTTGCGACTGCGGTAACCGGACCTATATCCTTTGTGGCTTTTCTGGCAGGTCCTATAGCTGCCAGGATGGCAGGAGCGGGCAATTCCAATACGATACCGGCAGGTTTCACGGGAGCAATCCTGGTGCTCTTGGCAGATATTATAGGGCAATATGCTTTTGATATCCGATTTCCGGTGGGAATCATTACAGGAATACTCGGAGCCCCTTACCTTATCTATCTATTGATACGTATGAATAAAACCGGAGGAGCAGCATGAATCAAACACCTGCATTTTCAGCCGGTAATATTGTTGCCGGTTATGATAAAAAGATAATAATCAATGACATTAATGTAGTGATACCAAAGAATAAAATCAGTGTAATCATCGGGGCCAATGCCTGCGGTAAATCGACCTTGTTAAAAACCCTTGCCAGATTAATAAAGCCGGTATCGGGAAAAGTTACCCTTGACGAAAAAGAAATAAGCAGCATCCCACCGAAGGAACTGGCTAGAATATTAGGGCTGCTGCCTCAGTCACCGGTAGTACCGGAGGGGATTACAGTATCAGACCTGGTATCCAGAGGCAGGTACCCTTATCAGAACTTCTTAAAGGGGCTTGGGAAAAAGGATTATGAGGCGGTGGAAGAAGCTCTTGAAATCATGGGAATTACCGAGCTTTCCAATCGAAGTGTGGATGAATTGTCCGGAGGGCAGCGTCAAAGGGTATGGATTGCCATGGCACTTGCCCAGCAGACGGATATCCTGCTGCTGGATGAGCCGACTACCTTTTTGGATATTACTTATCAAATTGAGATTCTGGATTTATTAACGGATCTAAATCGTAAGAGAGGAACTACTATTGTCATGGTGCTCCATGACATTAATCTTTCCGCTCGTTATGCGGATTATATTTTTGCTGTAAAAAAAGGGGAGCTTATCGCCCAGGGAGCACCTTCTGATATTATATCAGAAGAGCTGATGAATCAGATATTCGGACTGGATTGTGCAGTTATTAAGGACCCGGTATCCGGTTCTCCCTTTATTGTACCCAAGGGAAGATATCATGTGGAGATGCAATAAGGTTACATATTGAAGAAAAATTTAGTTTTTATTTGAAAATAAAATAAAATCACCCTATCTTTTAGGATGCGATAGATAGCTCTTGTGCTTGCATTGGCAATTTCAGTAATATCCTGGATTGCCAATGCAGCTTTCTTCTCATCGGGGTTTATGTTATTATAAATCTCTAAATCACGATTTCTGATATATACATGAAGCTCATCAAGATTGGAAAGAAGTTTTATCATCCTTTAATCGAAGTTAGCATTCTATTTTTAAGGCAATAAGAAGTTATTCAAATCCTTATAGGTAATCTATAAACCAGTAAGCGCCAGTGGCAATATTGTTGATTTTACTACATTTCAAATCCTTATAGGTAATCTAAAAGCGGAGAAGATGTTTATGATTATACAAATGGAAAATGGTAATTTCAAATCCTTATAGGTAATCTATAAACTAGGGTTGTTAAGCTGGAAAAGTATGAGTCTGGGGAATTTCAAATCCTTATAGGTAATCTATAAACATGAACAATATCATGCACTTGGCGGAAATGGAACAAATTTCAAATCCTTATAGGTAATCTATAAACTGAGTTATCCAAGCCGCCTCACTGCAGGCCAACATAATTTCAAATCCTTATAGGTAATCTATAAACGTTATCTTTCTTTTCTGCTTCTTTTATCAATTCAAATTTCAAATCCTTATAGGTAATCTATAAACAGATATACAATCCCGGTATAAAGTCGGACAAGTAGTATTTCAAATCCTTATAGGATTTGAAATTAAATATGAGTGAATAATAAAATCTGCATACCGCCAACCATTTATCTGTCTAAGGAATAAAGGGGTGGATTCTCCGATTACAAAAAAATCGAGAGGGAGTCGAACTCCCTTTGGCATGCCTGTAATTATTATAATACTCCAATAAAAGTCGAAAATCAAACTGCATTTGGGTTACAAATGTGGCTTCTCGTTTACAAAAACTGCATCTCGATTACAAAAGTGGCATTTCGTTTACAAATATTCAATTGTCAATTATAAATAATGCGTCTCGTTTTACAAAGTGGCATCTCGCTTTACAATTAACCGAAGAATTTGTTGATTTATTGGATAATTTGATAAATATATAGTAATGATTAATATATTTATCGTAAAACAATAAATGTGCATTGAAATTTTCCGGTGATTGTGGTAATCTATAGTTATCTTTTCTAAGGAGGATTTTTTATGTCATCTAAAACTTTATGTGCATGGGTGCGCTTCGCCGTAATTGCGGCGGCAATATGCGGAGGTTTCTTATGTCTCGTTTTTCCGTCTTGGATGAAAAATATTCTTAGTGAACTTTATGGTACCCAAGGGTCTTATTTATGGATTGGGTATGTTTTACTTAGCGCTGTGCCTTGCTTTGCAGTACTATGCCTTATTTGGCGTGTTGCAGGAGCTATCCGCTTTGAAAAGGTATTCACCGAGGAAACAGCTAAGACGATTCATACGGCGGCGATCTGGTTATTTTCAGATGCCATTTATGTATTTCTTGGTAATATCGTACTTTTCTTAATGAATATCAATCATCCGGGAATCGTGCTTTGTATTATGGCCGGTGTGCTACTATTGATAGTCTTCGGTGTTCTTGCAGCGGTATTATCCCGCTATATCTCAAAAGCCGCTGACTTACAGGAAATCAGTGAGGGAATGATATGATAATAATTAATGTTGATGTTATGCTGGCAAAACGTAAAATGAGCGTTACAGAGCTTACCGAGCGAGTCGGAATGACAATGGCGAATATCTCACTGATTAAAAATGGTAAGGTAAAGGCAATTAAGCTGGAAACGCTGGATAAAATCTGTGAAGCTTTGGATTGTCAGCCGGGAGATGTACTGGAGTACCGTCCTAGTAAGGAGAAATCCATATGAAAAATGCTCTTCTTATTACGGTATCCTCCAATGACATGAAGCAGATCCGCCGTGCCAGATATATCAAGTTTCAGCAATGTACCATGCCATATCTGGCTTCCTTCTTCCCGAAAGACTGGAATGTGCTTCACATTGACGAAGAAGAGGAGCAGATACCCTATGAGAAGTCCTTTGACCTTGTCGGGCTGACCTTTCATACACCCTGCAGCAAACATGCTTATGAAATAGCAGCGAGATTCCGTTTGAGGGGAATAACGGTTATTATGGGCGGCTCTCATGTTACGCTCTGCCCGGAGGAAGCGGAACAACAGGCGGATTGTATTTTTGTGGGCGAAGCTGAGAACACGCTTCCGGTCTTCTTCACTGATTTTGAAAAGGGGAAGCTCAGGAAACGGTATGAAAGCAATGAAGCAGTAGATATGTCAAAGATTCCGTTGCTTACAACAGAGCATTTTCACCGGCATGATCATGCAGCCGGAACAATGTTCGCTTCAAGAGGATGCCCCAATAATTGCGAATTCTGTGCTGTTTCCTGTATGTATCAGCACAAATTCAGAATGCGTCCTCCGTCTGAGGTTGCACGTGACTTTGCGCAGTTTAAAGGAAAAGTCGTAGTATTTTGGGATGACAACATCTGTGCGGATATGGCATATGCGAAAGAAATCTGTAAGGCGATAACGCCATATAAAAAGTGGTGGACGAGTCAGGCAAGTATAAAAGCCGGAGAGGATGATGAGTTTTTAGAGCTTGCCTATAAGAGCGGCTGCCGTCATCTTTTCATAGGTTTTGAGAGTATATCCCAAATGTCGCTGGATTTGGCAAAGAAAGAATTTAATCAGGTCGAGCGGTATAAAGAGATAATCAAAAACATTCATAACCACGGTATCTCGGTTCAGGCGGGGATTGTCTTTGGCTTTGATTGTGATACCAGGGATGTATTTGACAGAACACTGGAATTTCTGATAGAGAACGGTGTCCAGAATGCCACCTTTAATATCCTGACACCTTATCCGGGAACCCCATTGTTTGACCGTTTGAAATCCGAAGGACGAATCCTAACCGAAGACTGGACTAAATATAACTCCCGTACGGATGTTGTTTTCACTCCAAAGCATATGACAACCCAGGAGCTTTTAGAGGGTTTTAACTATGTGAACCGCGAATTCTACAGATTGCCACATATTCTAAAACGCCTGAATCATTCACATACCGGCTTGTTCTGGACTCTTCCCCTGAATATTATTTATTGGTGGCTGCTTAAAACAAAAAGAACCAATCTTTAGGCAATGAACTCCTAAGCCGCCTAAAGATTGGTAAACTTCATTGGTCTGCTTTATCTGTTACGGATTCCAAGCTTACACCCTGACTTTTCAGATGAAAAACAATCTGTTTTTTGTAAGAGAGGAAAAAACTTCCCTGACAAAGATGAGACTCTTTTATAACACGGTTCATTTTCCCCTTCGTAGGAGCTGCCAGGTTATAAGCGGAAGGGGAAGAAGTATCTTTTATCCGTATCCGGAAGAAATAATCTCCCTGCCGTAGTATGATAAGAGTTGGTGTTGCTTTTAGTATCTTTACTCCCAGATAAGTAGCCAATCGGTACTCTCTGTTTCTGTAATGAATGGCACAGATACAGCCGGTAAAATGACTGCCCCAAAGAGGAATACGGGCTATGGAGACCATTACAGAGCAGATATCCTCCGTGAAATCATTGCAGTGGAGCCAAAGATAAGAACTTGGAAAAGAGTGTCCCCAATCTTTCTCAATATAGCCAATACCTTTATGAAAGGGCAGCAGGTTACCGTTATAAGTGAGATTTCCGGAAAGAGAGTGGGACATGCTGATTACATTATGCTTACACTCCATACCGGGAAAATAGCGAAAGACTCCCATAATATTATAGGCTATCGGATGAAGCTTATGATACAGAATAATACCTTTTAGTGTAAGTTCCTCTGTATGAATGTCAATCATAATACCTTCTTTGGTAAAGACGTTATTACCCAACCTTATATAACTGGATTTTCGGTCAATAAAGCATTCTTCTAAAGGAAAAGTCAGCTGATAGGATTTTTCTCCTGCGATAATCTGAAGAAAGGGAGTGATACTTTTTCCTTTCTCGCGGTTTATGCCGGGGATAAAGGCAAGTACTTTGTTATCCTGCTGATGTTTAAAATACCAGCCCTCAAAGTATGGTCTCTGCTTCAGGAGATTCTTCATGAAATTCCCTCCTCGTTATGGGTTCTCCGGCCGGTTCGTCTAGGAGTGTTCCATCATAATTAAATCGTGAGCCATGGCAGGGGCAATCCCAGGTTTCTTCCTCCTCATTCCATTCCAGCTGACAGCCAAGATGGGTACACTTAGGATCAACTGCAAATATCTGATTTTCTTTCGTTTTATAGATTCCTACCTTTTCACCTTCTAATTCAATAACTCTGCCGCTTCCCGGATTAATAGCAGACAAATCCTGAGGTACCGGTTTTAATTTCTTTAGAACTAGTCCAACTGCGCTGTGTTTCGTTTCATCCAGAAGACTTGTAATAGAAGCTGTTAACTTAAAACGCTGAGGCGTGAACACTTGCTCGTAGGGATTTTCTTTACCGGTAATCATATCGCTAAGCAAATTAGCGGCTACCATTGAGGTGGTCATACCCCATTTATGAAAACCTGTGGCAATGTACCAGTTGGGAGTCTGGTCTGAAAACTGCCCGATATAAGGAACACCGTCTAATGTTTGGCAGTCCTGAGCAGACCAACTATACTTCTCTTCCGCTTCAGGGAAATACTGCTTGGCATATGTTCTGAGAGAATCATATTGTCCGCCTGTCTTATTTTCACCAGTTCTGTGTCCGCCCCCACCCAGGATCAGCATGTCCTCAAAGCGTCTAAATGAATAACCGTCTTTTTTATCTTCCTTATAAGTACCATCAAGGGAATAAGGAGTTTTAAGTGCAAGACAGTAGGAACGCTCCTGGTGCATCCTGGCAAAGTAATAACCTGGGGTAATCAGGAAGGGGTAGTGGGAGGTCAATATAATATGCTTTGCTTTTACCTTTCCTTCTTTTGTTATAACAGTATCTTTTTCTATCCCGATTACCCTGGAATTCTCGTAAATTGTCAGAGATTTTGCCAATACAGACAAGAATTCAAGGGGATGAAATTGCGCCTGCTCCGGAAAGCGTACAGCACCTTTTACAGGAAAGGGAAGGGATGTTTTATCAGTAAAGCTCGCAAGAATTCCACATTCCTTCGCTGCTTCAACTTCTCGTTCAATCGAAAGAAGGTCATCCGTACTATACACATAAGCCGGAAGCTTCTCAAAGTGGCAGGAGATTCCATTGTCTTTAATAAGAGAGGCATATTGAGAAATCGCCTCTTCGTTTGCCGATGCGTAAAGGCTGGCTTTTTCTTTTCCGAAATCCTTTATTAATTGATCATACATTAACCCGTGAAGGGAAGTTATTTTAGCGGTTGTATGTCTGGTCTGTCCGGAAGCGGTACGCCCTGATTCCAGTAAGATACAGTCAATTCCTTTTTTCTTTAGCATATGGGCGGTGAGAATACCAGTTATTCCGGCTCCGATAATTACTGCCTCTGCGGTGCCTTCCCCTTTCCATTGTGGTCTCTCTTCGAAGAATGCGCCATTTTCCCAGATAGATAAATAACGATTACTTGGCATGATATTATCCTTTCAGGTATGATATTATAATAATACTTATAGGTTAAGTTTTCCTTTTTTGTAAATTATTAAACATCAGACAGCGATTAAAAGAATAATAAACAAAAAGCTTCATGATTTTATGTTAGATTACACAAAAGATTGTGTAATGTATAACGTAAAGTCATGAAGCTTTGGTTATAGCAAAAGGCTTTATTTCATATACAATCCGATTAGTTTCATATCCGTATCAAAAGATATGGTAAAGGTTACTTTCTTTTTTTCATATTTCGCAATTATAATGGCTACGGCACTGTCTTCTTTGGTGGATTTGATCTTTTGCCCTAAGATGGTTGTGCTCTTATATTCGCTGAATTTACCGGCACTGCCATATGTTTTTTCCACAGCATCTTTTAGGGTATCAGCAGATAAATCTTTTTGCAGGTCCTCCCGAAACATATTTGTTACACTTTGGTAATCAGCATTATTGAGATATTCTATTACTTGCTTTGCTGATTTTTCAACAGTATCCTTATCAAAAGAATCGGATAATTTGGTAGAGGAACATCCACCTAAAAGAGTAGTAGTCATAGCTGCCATTAAGAGTAACACAATTAACTTTTTCATAAAATATCAAACCTCCATTTTAGATTTATATTCTAGATTTGTCTCCTTTTTGCGCTTAAATAGCCATAATCCCAAGGAAAGTACAAGAAAGGAGCTTATCATAATAACAGTTTCGAGACCAAGGGTTCCTACGTGATAGGCTGCGGGGAGAATTACACTTGTGCCGTCTATTAGTCCATGCAAAAGAATTGCCAGTGCGAGGAAGCGAATAGGTTTATTTACCTTGATTCCATACAGTATTACTAAGGTCGCACCTATATGGAAGGAGATAGCAAAAACTCTTTCAATACCTCCGGTCAAAATAGTTAAATATCCGCTGCCTGATAAATCAAGGTTACCGAGAGGGTACAATAT
It includes:
- a CDS encoding DUF3887 domain-containing protein encodes the protein MKKLIVLLLMAAMTTTLLGGCSSTKLSDSFDKDTVEKSAKQVIEYLNNADYQSVTNMFREDLQKDLSADTLKDAVEKTYGSAGKFSEYKSTTILGQKIKSTKEDSAVAIIIAKYEKKKVTFTISFDTDMKLIGLYMK